A DNA window from Phyllostomus discolor isolate MPI-MPIP mPhyDis1 chromosome X, mPhyDis1.pri.v3, whole genome shotgun sequence contains the following coding sequences:
- the BGN gene encoding biglycan: MPTMWPLWLFAPLLALSQALPFEQKGFWDFTLDDGLPMLNDEEASGADTTSGVPDLDSLQPTFSAMCPFGCHCHLRVVQCSDLGLKAVPKEISPDTTLLDLQNNDITELRKDDFKGLQHLYALVLVNNKISKIHEKAFSPLRKLQKLYISKNHLVEIPPNLPSSLVELRIHDNRIRKVPKGVFSGLRNMNCIEMGGNPLENSGFEPGAFDGLKLNYLRISEAKLTGIPKDLPETLNELHLDHNKIQAIELEDLLRYSKLYRLGLGHNQIRMIENGSLSFLPTLRELHLDNNKLSKVPAGLPDLKLLQVVYLHTNNITKVGVNDFCPIGFGVKRAYYNGISLFNNPVPYWEVQPATFRCVTDRLAIQFGNYKK, from the exons ATGCCTACCATGTGGCCCCTCTGGCTCTTCGCACCCCTGCTggccctgagccaggccctgcccttTGAACAGAAGGGCTTCTGGGACTTCACCCTGGATGATGGGCTGCCCATGCTCAATGATGAGGAAGCTTCGGGTGCCGACACAACCTCAGGAGTCCCGGACCTGGACTCCCTCCAGCCCACCTTCAGTGCCATGTGTCCTTTCGGCTGCCACTGCCACCTGCGGGTTGTCCAGTGCTCTGACCTGG GTCTGAAGGCTGTGCCCAAGGAGATTTCACCTGACACCACATTGCTGGACCTGCAAAACAATGACATCACCGAGCTCCGCAAGGATGACTTCAAAGGCCTCCAACACCTCTAC GCTCTTGTCCTGGTGAACAATAAGATCTCTAAGATACATGAGAAGGCTTTCAGCCCTCTTCGGAAGCTGCAGAAGCTCTACATCTCCAAGAACCACCTGGTGGAAATCCCTCCCAACCTGCCTAGCTCCCTGGTAGAACTCCGCATCCATGACAACCGCATCCGAAAGGTGCCCAAGGGTGTGTTCAGCGGGCTGCGCAACATGAACTGCATTG AGATGGGTGGGAATCCCCTGGAAAACAGTGGCTTTGAACCTGGAGCCTTTGATGGCCTGAAGCTCAACTATCTTCGCATCTCCGAGGCCAAGCTCACCGGCATTCCTAAAG ATCTGCCTGAGACCCTGAATGAACTCCATCTGGACCACAACAAAATTCAGGCTATTGAGCTGGAGGATCTGCTCCGCTACTCCAAACTGTACAG gctgggcctgggccacaACCAGATCCGCATGATCGAGAATGGAAGCCTGAGTTTTCTGCCCACCCTGAGGGAGCTGCACTTGGACAATAACAAGCTGTCCAAGGTGCCTGCTGGCCTTCCAGATCTCAAGCTACTCCAG GTTGTCTACCTACACACCAACAATATCACCAAGGTGGGCGTCAATGACTTCTGCCCCATAGGCTTTGGGGTCAAGCGGGCCTACTACAATGGCATCAGCCTCTTCAACAATCCTGTGCCTTACTGGGAGGTGCAGCCAGCCACCTTCCGCTGTGTGACTGACCGCCTGGCCATCCAATTTGGCAACTACAAAAAGTAG